A window of the Vigna angularis cultivar LongXiaoDou No.4 chromosome 3, ASM1680809v1, whole genome shotgun sequence genome harbors these coding sequences:
- the LOC108324030 gene encoding magnesium transporter MRS2-2 isoform X2: MAGDGSVVPADPGAMTVVKKKTQSSRSWILIDASGHGSLLDVDKYAIMNRVQIHARDLRILDPLLSYPSTILGREKAIVLNLEVLLRDPTDENVIPVVEELQRRLPRLSAGLQQQGDSKEYLGGQNDAEAAEEDESPFEFRALEVALEAICSFLAARTTELEMAAYPALDELTSKISSRNLDRVRKLKSAMTRLTARVQKVRDELEQLLDDDDDMADLYLSRKGGSSSPVSGSGAANWFAASPTIGSKISRASRASLATVRLNENDVEELEMLLEAYFSEIDHTLNKLTTLREYIDDTEDYINIQLDNHRNQLIQLELFLSSGTVCLSFYALVTAIFGMNIPYTWNQDHGYMFKWVVITAGVFSALTLVTITAYARKKGLIGS, translated from the exons ATGGCTGGGGATGGGAGTGTCGTCCCTGCAGACCCAGGGGCAATGACAGTTGTAAAGAAGAAGACACAGTCTTCAAGGAGTTGGATTCTGATTGATGCTTCTGGACATGGTTCATTGCTCGACGTGGACAAATATGCAATCATGAATCGGGTTCAGATTCATGCGCGTGATCTCAGAATCCTTGATCCCTTGCTCTCTTATCCCTCCACCATTCTCGGTCGTGAGAAGGCTATTGTTCTTAACTTGGAG GTATTGCTGAGAGATCCAACAGATGAAAATGTGATCCCGGTTGTCGAGGAACTGCAGAGGCGGTTGCCTCGATTAAGTGCCGGTCTTCAACAGCAAGGAGATAGTAAAGAGTATCTTGGAGGCCAAAATGacgctgaagcagctgaagaaGATG AGTCACCCTTTGAATTTCGGGCACTGGAGGTTGCTTTAGAAGCCATTTGTAGTTTTCTTGCTGCACGTACAACAGAGTTGGAGATGGCTGCTTATCCTGCATTAGATGAACTTACCTCCAAG ATTAGTAGTCGTAATTTGGACAGAGTTCGTAAACTGAAGAGTGCAATGACAAGGCTGACTGCTAGAGTCCAAAAG GTCAGAGACGAGCTTGAACAATTgctggatgatgatgatgatatggCTGACCTATACCTGTCAAGAAAAGGGGGTTCATCATCACCAGTCAGTGGATCAGGTGCTGCAAATTGGTTTGCTGCCTCCCCTACCATTGGATCAAAGATATCTAGAGCCAGTAGAGCAAGTCTAGCAACAGTTCgtttaaatgaaaatgatgtgGAAGAGCTGGAAATGTTACTAGAG GCTTATTTTAGTGAAATAGATCACACTTTGAACAAATTAACCACG CTGCGAGAGTACATTGATGATACTGaagattatattaatattcaa CTTGACAACCATCGTAATCAGCTGATTCAG CTAGAGCTCTTTCTTAGCTCTGGAACTGTTTGTCTATCTTTCTACGCTTTGGTAACCGCTATATTTGGCATGAATATCCCATATACTTGGAACCAAGACCATGGTTACATGTTCAAATGG GTAGTTATTACCGCAGGAGTATTTTCTGCTTTGACGCTTGTCACGATTACTGCTTATGCTCGCAAAAAGGGATTAATTGGATCTTGA
- the LOC108324030 gene encoding magnesium transporter MRS2-2 isoform X1 translates to MAGDGSVVPADPGAMTVVKKKTQSSRSWILIDASGHGSLLDVDKYAIMNRVQIHARDLRILDPLLSYPSTILGREKAIVLNLEHIKAIITAEEVLLRDPTDENVIPVVEELQRRLPRLSAGLQQQGDSKEYLGGQNDAEAAEEDESPFEFRALEVALEAICSFLAARTTELEMAAYPALDELTSKISSRNLDRVRKLKSAMTRLTARVQKVRDELEQLLDDDDDMADLYLSRKGGSSSPVSGSGAANWFAASPTIGSKISRASRASLATVRLNENDVEELEMLLEAYFSEIDHTLNKLTTLREYIDDTEDYINIQLDNHRNQLIQLELFLSSGTVCLSFYALVTAIFGMNIPYTWNQDHGYMFKWVVITAGVFSALTLVTITAYARKKGLIGS, encoded by the exons ATGGCTGGGGATGGGAGTGTCGTCCCTGCAGACCCAGGGGCAATGACAGTTGTAAAGAAGAAGACACAGTCTTCAAGGAGTTGGATTCTGATTGATGCTTCTGGACATGGTTCATTGCTCGACGTGGACAAATATGCAATCATGAATCGGGTTCAGATTCATGCGCGTGATCTCAGAATCCTTGATCCCTTGCTCTCTTATCCCTCCACCATTCTCGGTCGTGAGAAGGCTATTGTTCTTAACTTGGAG CATATCAAAGCAATTATAACAGCTGAAGAG GTATTGCTGAGAGATCCAACAGATGAAAATGTGATCCCGGTTGTCGAGGAACTGCAGAGGCGGTTGCCTCGATTAAGTGCCGGTCTTCAACAGCAAGGAGATAGTAAAGAGTATCTTGGAGGCCAAAATGacgctgaagcagctgaagaaGATG AGTCACCCTTTGAATTTCGGGCACTGGAGGTTGCTTTAGAAGCCATTTGTAGTTTTCTTGCTGCACGTACAACAGAGTTGGAGATGGCTGCTTATCCTGCATTAGATGAACTTACCTCCAAG ATTAGTAGTCGTAATTTGGACAGAGTTCGTAAACTGAAGAGTGCAATGACAAGGCTGACTGCTAGAGTCCAAAAG GTCAGAGACGAGCTTGAACAATTgctggatgatgatgatgatatggCTGACCTATACCTGTCAAGAAAAGGGGGTTCATCATCACCAGTCAGTGGATCAGGTGCTGCAAATTGGTTTGCTGCCTCCCCTACCATTGGATCAAAGATATCTAGAGCCAGTAGAGCAAGTCTAGCAACAGTTCgtttaaatgaaaatgatgtgGAAGAGCTGGAAATGTTACTAGAG GCTTATTTTAGTGAAATAGATCACACTTTGAACAAATTAACCACG CTGCGAGAGTACATTGATGATACTGaagattatattaatattcaa CTTGACAACCATCGTAATCAGCTGATTCAG CTAGAGCTCTTTCTTAGCTCTGGAACTGTTTGTCTATCTTTCTACGCTTTGGTAACCGCTATATTTGGCATGAATATCCCATATACTTGGAACCAAGACCATGGTTACATGTTCAAATGG GTAGTTATTACCGCAGGAGTATTTTCTGCTTTGACGCTTGTCACGATTACTGCTTATGCTCGCAAAAAGGGATTAATTGGATCTTGA